A single window of Huiozyma naganishii CBS 8797 chromosome 10, complete genome DNA harbors:
- the MRPL40 gene encoding mitochondrial 54S ribosomal protein uL24m MRPL40 (similar to Saccharomyces cerevisiae MRPL40 (YPL173W); ancestral locus Anc_8.706), with product MSFNSRHISKAGARIMEQLAHPTPGVARKRELEALRAVPSFLRPDLPRVMDPAKRYRTPQEWLFMPGDRVVIMRGPCRGNIAVVREHDRNTNGYLLDESGPQRTVVVPREFWQEGQESHVVAMPQALRRQDLRLVAEIESPQDDGKLRTVAVDNVMFEGEYYDKWYRRKMPYRCVFGQRDLVIPWPRPEPQETGTLGTDPGVAREQSFWVDSLVRGPIPSAALATVRNPHSKYRRGKLTPRDIKRLVAPEMPAMPAMRQRKNSSQHKKQMITDEDIELIGSRVQQFLESQTTTTPK from the coding sequence ATGTCGTTCAACTCGAGACACATATCGAAGGCCGGTGCGCGGATCATGGAGCAACTGGCGCACCCGACGCCCGGGGTCGCTCGGAAGCGCGAGTTGGAGGCGTTACGAGCGGTCCCTTCCTTCCTGAGACCGGACTTGCCGCGGGTGATGGACCCGGCGAAGCGGTACAGGACACCGCAAGAGTGGCTGTTCATGCCGGGGGACCGTGTTGTGATCATGAGGGGTCCCTGTAGGGGCAACATCGCCGTGGTGAGGGAGCACGACCGCAACACGAACGGATACCTGCTGGACGAGAGTGGTCCACAAAGGACCGTTGTCGTTCCAAGAGAGTTCTGGCAGGAGGGACAGGAGTCGCACGTTGTAGCGATGCCCCAGGCTCTGAGGAGGCAGGATCTGCGGTTAGTAGCAGAGATCGAGTCCCCTCAGGACGATGGGAAGTTGCGCACCGTCGCAGTGGACAATGTCATGTTCGAGGGGGAGTACTACGACAAGTGGTACCGTCGGAAGATGCCCTACCGATGTGTGTTTGGACAGCGGGACCTGGTGATCCCTTGGCCGCGGCCGGAACCGCAGGAGACGGGCACCTTAGGAACTGATCCTGGTGTCGCTCGAGAACAGTCTTTCTGGGTGGACTCTCTCGTGCGCGGACCCATCCCATCTGCTGCTCTAGCGACAGTGCGCAACCCGCACTCGAAGTACAGACGTGGGAAGCTTACGCCGCGGGACATCAAGCGGCTTGTCGCTCCGGAGATGCCCGCGATGCCCGCGATGCGACAACGCAAGAACTCATCGCAACACAAGAAGCAAATGATCACAGACGAGGACATCGAGCTGATCGGTTCTCGCGTGCAGCAATTCCTCGAGTCCCAGACAACGACGACACCAAAATGA
- the RPN8 gene encoding proteasome regulatory particle lid subunit RPN8 (similar to Saccharomyces cerevisiae RPN8 (YOR261C); ancestral locus Anc_8.711), with amino-acid sequence MECESVSVAPLVLLSVLDHFDRVVMGPHPPETRVVGVLLGEKVGGVASVKVTNSFAIPFEEDLATGVWFLDQNYIENMCEMFRKINASEQLVGWYHSGPKLRRSDMQINDLFRQYTANPLLAVIDVKQTGAGLPVECYAAVEQINDDGSATEKFFQHLPCEVRAEDAEEIGVEHLLRDERDQAAGPLSVRLTAQLHSLQNLQSRLARIVSYLDRIGPGGDLPANHAILGKLQDVFNLFPVLGDSTPLQHALTVETNDELMVVYAANLVRTIIAFQNLIDNKIQNKKLATATTTTTTTTSPPQTAST; translated from the coding sequence ATGGAGTGTGAGAGTGTTAGTGTTGCGCCGCTGGTGCTGCTGTCTGTGCTGGACCATTTCGACAGGGTCGTGATGGGCCCTCACCCCCCAGAGACCCGGGTTGTCGGTGTCCTGCTCGGGGAGAAAGTTGGTGGTGTGGCGAGTGTCAAGGTCACGAACTCGTTTGCGATCCCCTTCGAGGAGGATCTGGCCACTGGGGTGTGGTTTCTAGACCAGAACTACATCGAGAACATGTGCGAGATGTTCAGGAAGATCAACGCCAGTGAGCAACTCGTTGGATGGTACCATTCCGGTCCGAAGTTGCGTCGTTCAGACATGCAGATCAACGACTTGTTCAGACAGTACACTGCGAACCCCTTGCTTGCCGTGATTGACGTGAAGCAGACTGGTGCGGGTCTCCCCGTGGAGTGTTATGCCGCTGTCGAACAGATTAACGACGACGGGTCCGCCACAGAGAAGTTCTTCCAACACTTGCCCTGCGAAGTCCGCGCGGAGGATGCAGAGGAGATCGGTGTCGAGCATTTGCTACGTGACGAGAGGGACCAAGCAGCTGGGCCCCTGAGCGTGCGGCTCACCGCTCAACTGCACTCCTTGCAGAACTTACAGTCGAGACTCGCCCGGATCGTCTCGTACTTGGACCGTATCGGCCCAGGGGGGGACCTCCCTGCCAACCATGCTATTCTGGGGAAACTTCAAGATgtgttcaacttgttccCAGTGCTGGGGGACTCTACGCCTTTGCAACACGCACTGACCGTCGAGACGAATGACGAACTCATGGTCGTATACGCTGCAAACCTCGTCCGCACCATCATCGCCTTCCAAaacctcatcgacaacaaGATCCAGAACAAGAAGCTGGCCACGGCGACTACTACTACGACAACTACGACCTCACCACCGCAGACAGCGTCGACATGA
- the COX10 gene encoding protoheme IX farnesyltransferase (similar to Saccharomyces cerevisiae COX10 (YPL172C); ancestral locus Anc_8.710), whose product MLLLMRVSGGVRVGVFGVRAVSKCAKAGQSHGVQGYHPAPPHHLNTAAIDFTPNVVLTRRPLGGNIVGRLRCTDDGELQTAAAAPAGANPFNVQSVQHARRTRPIDTTSPGVSLAKLAMPYYQLTKPRLTTLVMLSAICSYALSPQAASLGQLICLTTGTLLTSGAANAINMGREPDFDRQMLRTQARPVVRGLVSPKQAYAFSCLIGLAGTATLYYGVNPTVALLAAANIPLYAWLYTSLKRVSIVNTWVGALVGAIPPLMGWAAASSLEDPAAWCLAALLYCWQFPHFNALSHSVRMQYRNAGYRMTAWVNPRLNARVALRYALLMFPICAMLAYLGVTDKYYVWDSAVPNAWLAYWCFKFYWQQRRNYSADVLGDRNKFTAGVQLANTYARRTMLASVLQLPAVFLLAILHKRGRWDFLWSRDDRPMKP is encoded by the coding sequence ATGCTCCTGCTGATGAGGGTCAGCGGCGGTGTTCGTGTCGGGGTGTTCGGGGTGCGTGCGGTCTCCAAGTGCGCCAAAGCAGGTCAGTCCCACGGGGTCCAGGGATATCATCCGGCACCACCCCACCATCTCAACACGGCAGCGATTGACTTCACGCCGAACGTCGTCCTCACGAGGCGACCGCTGGGGGGGAACATCGTCGGTAGGTTACGTTGCACTGACGATGGGGAGTTGCAAACGGCAGCAGCGGCGCCGGCCGGTGCAAACCCATTCAACGTGCAGTCCGTGCAGCACGCAAGAAGGACGAGACCAATTGATACTACCTCCCCTGGGGTCTCCCTCGCAAAGCTCGCCATGCCCTACTACCAGTTGACGAAACCGAGACTCACAACACTCGTCATGCTCAGCGCTATCTGCTCTTACGCTCTGTCACCACAGGCAGCGTCCCTGGGACAACTTATCTGCCTCACAACGGGGACCCTACTCACCTCGGGTGCCGCTAACGCTATCAACATGGGCAGAGAGCCAGATTTCGATCGACAGATGCTCAGGACTCAGGCTCGACCCGTCGTACGTGGACTTGTGTCCCCAAAGCAGGCGTACGCCTTCTCCTGCTTAATAGGTCTCGCTGGAACGGCGACACTCTACTACGGAGTGAACCCTACTGTTGCTCTGCTTGCAGCGGCAAACATCCCCCTGTACGCATGGCTGTACACCTCTTTGAAGCGCGTCAGCATCGTCAACACATGGGTAGGCGCCCTCGTTGGTGCGATCCCACCGCTCATGGGGTGGGCTGCAGCGTCGTCCCTCGAGGACCCTGCAGCTTGGTGTCTCGCCGCTTTACTCTACTGTTGGCAGTTCCCACACTTCAACGCCCTCTCACATAGCGTCCGAATGCAGTACAGGAACGCAGGGTACCGTATGACCGCGTGGGTCAACCCAAGACTCAATGCCCGCGTCGCTCTCAGGTACGCTCTGCTCATGTTCCCCATATGTGCGATGCTAGCATACTTGGGGGTCACAGACAAGTACTACGTTTGGGACTCAGCGGTGCCCAACGCATGGCTCGCATACTGGTGCTTCAAGTTCTATTGGCAGCAAAGACGCAACTACTCAGCGGATGTCCTTGGTGACCGCAATAAGTTCACCGCGGGGGTCCAACTCGCCAACACGTATGCTAGAAGGACAATGCTAGCAAGTGTTTTGCAACTCCCGGCGGTGTTCCTCCTAGCGATCCTACACAAGCGCGGGAGGTGGGACTTCCTCTGGTCGCGGGACGACCGTCCGATGAAACCTTAG
- the KNAG0J01950 gene encoding uncharacterized protein (similar to Saccharomyces cerevisiae HRK1 (YOR267C); ancestral locus Anc_8.716): MPLFSTKRFHIPTHKSVETGGDAEGDAREGDGPQPGQINHAGTSSRFGDLLSPHISNSMMDLKRFLRPGAAATATPTPTTTTTTTTTTTMTVPGGTAARHGRRHTSSELQDETVAEADTKASTPRASTPRASTPTRSISSAEMNDDSLLESKYGQVGQIIGSGAGGSVKLIKRPSDGRVFAVKEFRARKDGETLSEYGKKCTTEFIVGSSLHHANVVETLDIFSNGPKDKYFEVMEYLPVDFFGVVMSGVMSRGEIHCYFKQLLLGVEYLHSMGIAHRDLKLDNCVMTEQGILKIIDFGSAVIFKYPYTPGITLARGIVGSDPYLAPEIVKHPSHKYDPQLVDVWSAGVIYCCMVLQKFPWRAPRSSDRNFRLYDMPDDEPHDYEQSARDHVKMKAGPAQEPESKDTEATPQPLPHHHHAKHGPYRLMRLLPHAARPLLSRMLQVDPTTRASVHDVTADDWFSSLPACTEVATSAAEHTTVRAPGHHHTIVRDGQPPLRV, encoded by the coding sequence ATGCCGCTGTTTTCTACGAAGCGGTTCCATATTCCAACGCACAAGAGTGTGGAGACAGGGGGCGATGCTGAAGGGGACGCGAGGGAGGGCGATGGGCCACAGCCAGGTCAGATCAACCATGCTGGGACGTCGTCGCGGTTCGGGGACCTGCTGTCACCACACATCTCGAACTCTATGATGGATCTGAAGCGGTTTTTGAGGCCTGGGGCGGCGGCGACGGCGACTCCGACTCCGACTACGACTACGACCACGACCACGACCACGACCATGACGGTTCCCGGTGGCACCGCGGCCCGTCACGGGAGAAGGCACACTTCCTCGGAGTTACAAGACGAAACGGTCGCGGAAGCCGACACTAAGGCATCAACTCCTCGGGCATCCACTCCGAGGGCCTCAACGCCCACAAGGTCTATCTCCTCCGCAGAGATGAACGACGACTCGCTGCTAGAGAGCAAGTACGGGCAAGTGGGCCAGATCATTGGTTCTGGAGCCGGTGGGTCTGTTAAGTTGATCAAGCGGCCCAGTGACGGGCGGGTGTTTGCCGTGAAGGAATTTAGGGCAAGGAAGGACGGAGAGACGCTTTCGGAGTACGGGAAGAAGTGTACCACTGAGTTCATCGTTGGGTCCTCGTTGCACCATGCGAACGTTGTTGAGACACTCGATATTTTCAGTAATGGGCCCAAGGACAAGTACTTCGAAGTGATGGAGTACTTACCCGTGGATTTCTTCGGCGTCGTGATGAGCGGGGTCATGTCCCGAGGGGAGATCCACTGTTACTTCAAGCAGTTACTTCTCGGGGTCGAGTACCTGCACTCGATGGGGATTGCGCACAGGGACTTGAAGCTGGACAACTGTGTGATGACGGAGCAAGGGATTCTGAAGATCATCGATTTCGGGTCTGCGGTGATATTCAAGTACCCGTACACGCCCGGGATCACCCTAGCGCGCGGGATCGTCGGTTCAGACCCGTACCTGGCCCCCGAGATCGTGAAGCACCCTTCACACAAGTACGACCCGCAATTGGTCGACGTGTGGTCCGCCGGGGTGATATACTGCTGCATGGTGTTACAGAAATTCCCTTGGCGTGCACCGCGCAGCTCGGATCGCAACTTCAGGTTGTACGACATGCCCGATGACGAACCGCACGATTACGAGCAGAGCGCAAGGGACCATGTCAAGATGAAGGCGGGCCCGGCACAAGAACCAGAGAGTAAAGACACCGAGGCAACCCCGCAACCCTTAccgcaccaccaccacgCGAAACACGGGCCCTACCGTCTAATGCGGCTTCTCCCGCACGCAGCAAGACCTCTCCTGTCCCGTATGCTCCAAGTAGACCCAACGACCCGTGCCTCGGTCCACGACGTGACCGCGGACGACTGGTTCAGCTCGCTCCCGGCGTGCACCGAAGTGGCCACGTCTGCCGCAGAACATACCACCGTGCGTGCCCCAGGACACCACCACACGATCGTCCGCGACGGCCAACCGCCGCTCAGGGTCTGA